GACCTTGGCGGACCTGTCCGTCGAGCACGTCGACCTGGACGTGCTGGTGCTCGGCGACGACCGCGAGGCCACCGACGTGGTGCGCGAACTCGCCGACGTGATCCCCGGGGTGCGCGGCATCTTCGGCGGCCGGTTGCGCAACGCGCACCAGGTGGAGGCGCTCACGGCGAACCTCATCGCGATCAACCGCCGCTACAAGGCGCACGCGGGCGTGCGGATCACCGACGTGTGAGCTCGCGCCCCGGCGGGGCACCCTCGCGGCAGGAGGAGGGATTGGCATGGTGCGGCAGCCGACCCAGTTGCCGTCGGAGGCGGCGAGCTGGACCGACGACGAGCGGGAACGCGCCAGCCAGCTGCTCGACGGTCACGCCACCGTGGTCAACGTGCGCAAGCAGGGCCCGCACCGGCACCTGGTGCCGTGGTTGCAACGGCAGGGGCTGCTGACCTACGTCGGCCACTCCGGTCCGCGGCACTCGTGGGCGGCCTCCGAGTTCGCGAGCCCGTTCGTGGGGGAGGCGAAGTCGGACCGGGAGGCGATGGTCCGCCACTACGAGCAGTGGCTGGACCAGCAGCCCGACCTCGTGCGCCGGTTGCGCGAGGGCGAGCTCAGCGGCCGAGCCCTCGGCTGCTGGTGCGCCCCGAAGACCTGCCACGCCGACGTCCTCGCCCACCGAGCCGACTGACGACAGGAGTGAGCGGACCGTTCGTCCAACGGGATTGGGCGAACGGTCCGTTCACCGTGACTGGAGCACGTCAGGGGTGCAGTGGGGTTTGAGTGAGCGGACCGCTTGTCCAACGAGATTGGGCGAACGGTCCGTTCACTTCGAACCGGGCGCGTCGCTGACGGCGTGCGGACGAGTGAGCGGACCGTTCGTCCAACGAGATTGGTCGAAGGGTCCGTTCACTTCGAACCGGGCGCGTCGCTGACGGCGTGGGGATCAGGTGAGCGGACCGTTCGTCCAATGGGATTGGGCGAACGGTCCGTTCACTTGCGACCTGAGCCGTGACGGCGTGCCACCGGGATCGGGTGTGCCGTCAGTTGAAGGAGTGTTCTGCGGCGGGGAAGGAGCCGCCGCGGACTTCGTCGGCGAAGCGGCCAGCGGCGTCGGCGAGGACGCCGCCCAGGTCGGCGTAGCGCTTCACGAAGCGGGCGGTGCGCCCGGTGTTCATGCCCGCCATGTCCGTCCACACCAGCACTTGCCCGTCGGTGTCCGGTCCGGCCCCGATGCCGACGGTGGGGATTCGCAGTTCGGCGGTGACGTGCTTGGCGGCCTCTGCCGGAACCATCTCCAGCACGACCGCGAACGCACCGGCCTCCTGCAGCGCCTGCGCGTCGGCGAGCAGTTCCGCGGCCTGATCGCCCCGGCCCTGCACCCGATAGCCGCCGAGCCCGTGCTCGCTCTGCGGCGTGAACCCGATGTGCCCCATCACGGGAATCCCGGCGGACACGAGCGCTTCGACCTGAGCGGCGTAGCGTCGTCCGCCTTCGAGCTTGACCGCGTGCGCCC
This window of the Saccharopolyspora gloriosae genome carries:
- a CDS encoding DUF4326 domain-containing protein, with the protein product MVRQPTQLPSEAASWTDDERERASQLLDGHATVVNVRKQGPHRHLVPWLQRQGLLTYVGHSGPRHSWAASEFASPFVGEAKSDREAMVRHYEQWLDQQPDLVRRLREGELSGRALGCWCAPKTCHADVLAHRAD
- the panB gene encoding 3-methyl-2-oxobutanoate hydroxymethyltransferase, whose protein sequence is MTAAHSSQPAQSETAAPYGSTPARRRVRIPHLQQLKERGENWPMLTSYDMYTARIFDQAGIPVLLVGDSAANNVYGYESSLPVTVDELLPLVRAVTGAAEHALVVADLPFGSYQGSPEQALATATRFMKEGRAHAVKLEGGRRYAAQVEALVSAGIPVMGHIGFTPQSEHGLGGYRVQGRGDQAAELLADAQALQEAGAFAVVLEMVPAEAAKHVTAELRIPTVGIGAGPDTDGQVLVWTDMAGMNTGRTARFVKRYADLGGVLADAAGRFADEVRGGSFPAAEHSFN